A single Lactuca sativa cultivar Salinas chromosome 8, Lsat_Salinas_v11, whole genome shotgun sequence DNA region contains:
- the LOC111878218 gene encoding probable glycosyltransferase At5g03795 has translation MDAKKCIMNRGWSSSKLPWLTPPLIIIILSFISIHPTISTSFLNNRYTTTSNFSLSSSVKSNPRRILSSFPNKKQSNLQRIEASLAQARAAIKKAASMATNNSIDDPDYVPSGSVYRNPNSFHRSYLEMEKRFKIFVYEEGDPPIFHSAPCYGILGLEGIFINDMEISRFRTWDPEKAHVYFLPFSIITLINYVYIVGSHDWNPMYNTIRDYIKVINQNHPYWNRSHGADHFMFACHDWGPVISRSVPYLYENSIRALCNANTSEGFKLSRDVSIPEIYLPHGTTEGLLGGPPPSKRKILVFFSGGVHGYIREVLLKHWENKTEDGVKILKYLPKGEDYNQQVRNSKYCICASGWEVASPRMVEALYMGCVPVLVKDDYAKPFSDVLNWDTFSVDIPTKNIPQLKDILMAIPQRRYIRLQRNGVQVRKHFVVNLPSKRYDVFHMMLHSIWLRRLNIHIRDMDNEM, from the exons atGGACGCAAAAAAATGCATCATGAACAGAGGGTGGTCAAGTTCTAAGCTTCCATGGCTGACACCACCTCTAATCATCATCATCCTATCATTTATCTCCATTCATCCTACAATTTCTACCTCATTTCTCAACAATCGTTACACCACTACATCAAATTTCAGCCTTTCTTCTTCAGTCAAATCAAATCCTCGTCGAATTTTATCAAGTTTTCCAAACAAAAAACAGAGCAATCTGCAGAGAATTGAAGCAAGTTTAGCTCAAGCTCGAGCTGCAATCAAGAAAGCTGCTTCCATGGCAACAAATAATTCGATTGATGATCCAGATTATGTTCCATCTGGATCAGTTTATCGGAACCCCAATTCGTTCCACAG GAGTTACCTAGAAATGGAAAAGCGATTTAAAATTTTCGTTTATGAAGAAGGAGACCCTCCAATATTTCATAGTGCACCATGCTACGGAATCCTAGGGTTAGAGGGGATCTTCATCAACGATATGGAAATCAGTCGGTTTCGTACATGGGATCCTGAAAAAGCTCATGTTTATTTCCTCCCATTTAGTATCATAACACTTATCAACTATGTTTACATAGTAGGATCCCATGATTGGAATCCTATGTACAACACAATTCGAGACTACATCAAAGTTATAAACCAAAATCACCCCTACTGGAACCGAAGTCACGGAGCAGACCATTTCATGTTTGCATGCCATGATTGG gGTCCTGTAATATCGAGATCCGTTCCTTACTTGTACGAAAACTCGATTCGTGCTTTATGTAATGCAAATACATCAGAAGGGTTCAAACTCTCTAGAGATGTTTCGATCCCTGAAATCTACCTCCCACATGGGACCACGGAGGGTTTACTTGGTGGGCCACCCCCTTCGAAACGAAAAATCTTGGTGTTTTTCTCTGGCGGAGTCCATGGCTACATTCGTGAGGTACTTCTCAAGCATTGGGAGAATAAGACTGAAGATGGTGTTAAAATTCTAAAATACCTCCCAAAAGGTGAGGATTACAATCAACAG GTGAGAAATAGCAAGTACTGCATTTGTGCTAGCGGATGGGAAGTTGCAAGCCCACGCATGGTGGAAGCTCTTTACATGGGGTGTGTTCCGGTGCTTGTCAAGGATGATTACGCAAAGCCATTTAGCGATGTTTTGAATTGGGACACATTTTCGGTTGATATACCAACAAAGAACATCCCACAACTGAAAGATATTTTAATGGCAATACCACAAAGGAGGTATATAAGGTTACAAAGGAATGGTGTTCAAGTTCGAAAGCATTTTGTTGTTAATTTGCCTTCGAAGAGGTACGATGTTTTCCATATGATGCTTCATTCGATTTGGCTTAGAAGACTTAACATTCATATCCGAGATATGGACAATGAAATGTGA